One region of Candidatus Dormiibacterota bacterium genomic DNA includes:
- a CDS encoding FtsQ-type POTRA domain-containing protein → MGVNRPKPTRRHKRSAAARLRRFWIATVALILAASAGGFALASWPGFYPHATAVVGNRVVSTADILNRAAIAPRQNVWLQNTARMDARVEAIPYILSAAVHRSLPSDITVVVQEREPFATLVSPQGHAIVDSALRVLAPGDASPSLPIILIRTPQSLTPGTFVTDAGVMRLRDDALALARANVVTRELRYDRFGELVIVLRNGIDVKLGGPRNFAAKISLIDPIVAQVSRSHRPIAALDLRAPTTPVVIYK, encoded by the coding sequence GTGGGCGTTAATCGGCCCAAACCCACCCGGCGTCACAAGCGTTCGGCCGCAGCGCGGTTGCGCCGCTTCTGGATCGCGACGGTAGCGCTGATCTTGGCCGCTTCCGCCGGTGGGTTCGCCCTGGCATCGTGGCCCGGGTTCTATCCGCATGCGACGGCCGTGGTTGGGAATCGCGTGGTGAGTACGGCCGATATCCTCAATCGCGCGGCGATTGCGCCGCGTCAGAACGTGTGGCTGCAGAATACGGCGCGGATGGACGCACGCGTCGAGGCGATTCCCTATATCCTGAGCGCGGCCGTACACCGCTCGCTGCCCTCCGACATCACGGTTGTCGTGCAGGAGCGAGAGCCGTTCGCCACACTGGTTTCGCCGCAAGGACACGCAATCGTCGATAGCGCCCTGCGGGTGCTGGCGCCGGGCGATGCGAGCCCGTCGCTCCCCATCATCCTCATCCGCACGCCGCAGTCCCTAACGCCGGGGACCTTCGTGACGGATGCCGGCGTCATGCGGCTTCGGGACGACGCGCTCGCGCTGGCGCGTGCGAACGTGGTAACGCGCGAATTGCGCTACGATCGCTTTGGGGAACTCGTGATCGTGCTCCGCAACGGCATCGACGTGAAGCTCGGAGGGCCGCGAAACTTCGCCGCAAAGATCTCGCTGATCGATCCCATCGTGGCGCAAGTATCGCGCTCGCATCGGCCGATCGCGGCGCTCGATCTTCGTGCGCCCACCACGCCGGTCGTCATTTACAAGTAG
- the ftsA gene encoding cell division protein FtsA, giving the protein MKHETVCGLDIGTTKTCAVVAVEGPNGLEIVGFGEAPSLGMRKGVVVDLEATIKSIEAATEKAERMAGVHVSEVFVGITGEHIRSTNNRAVVATISEDREVGSADVRRVVEASKIINLPADRQIIHALPRYFTVDGQEGVEDPVGMAGGRLEVDTHIVTGGTTFITNVLKCVHRAGLESVGLVFEPLASSAATLVPEEKQVGVVLLDIGGGTSDIAVYSLGSAIYTATVPVGGNILTNDVSLGLKTSLAEAEEVKKQFGAGIEDGAQTFTVRTLDGRTSKELTTQQLKAIVVPRVLETLRMAKQKIVENVPRDLVLGEVVLTGGGALLPGIAPIAEDVFGLPVRIGTPSGIGGLTDAITMPQFSTAIGLVLFGANGEYEPSEGARRGAASLFAKLRKWLVELWN; this is encoded by the coding sequence ATGAAGCACGAGACCGTTTGTGGGCTCGATATCGGCACGACCAAGACGTGTGCGGTCGTTGCCGTGGAAGGCCCGAACGGGCTCGAAATCGTCGGCTTCGGCGAAGCCCCGTCGCTGGGGATGCGCAAAGGCGTCGTCGTCGATTTGGAGGCCACGATCAAATCGATCGAGGCCGCCACGGAGAAGGCCGAGCGGATGGCCGGAGTCCACGTTTCCGAGGTGTTTGTCGGCATCACCGGCGAGCATATTCGCAGCACCAACAACCGGGCGGTCGTGGCGACCATCAGCGAAGACCGCGAGGTCGGCTCGGCCGACGTGCGCCGCGTGGTGGAGGCCAGCAAGATCATCAATCTGCCCGCCGATCGGCAGATCATCCATGCCCTGCCCCGATACTTCACGGTGGACGGCCAGGAAGGCGTCGAGGACCCGGTCGGCATGGCCGGCGGCAGGCTGGAAGTCGATACGCACATCGTCACGGGCGGCACCACGTTCATCACCAACGTGCTCAAGTGCGTGCATCGCGCCGGGCTCGAATCGGTCGGCTTGGTCTTCGAACCGTTGGCCAGCTCCGCGGCGACGCTGGTGCCCGAGGAGAAGCAGGTCGGGGTCGTGCTGCTCGATATCGGCGGCGGCACCAGCGACATCGCGGTGTACTCGCTCGGAAGCGCGATCTACACGGCGACGGTTCCGGTCGGCGGCAACATCCTCACCAACGACGTCTCGCTCGGCTTGAAAACCTCGCTTGCCGAGGCGGAAGAAGTGAAAAAACAATTCGGCGCCGGCATCGAAGACGGCGCGCAAACGTTTACCGTACGCACGCTCGACGGACGTACGAGTAAGGAACTCACCACCCAGCAGCTCAAGGCGATCGTGGTACCGCGCGTGCTCGAAACGCTGCGCATGGCCAAGCAGAAGATCGTCGAAAACGTCCCGCGCGATTTGGTATTGGGCGAAGTGGTATTAACCGGCGGCGGCGCGTTGCTGCCGGGTATCGCGCCGATCGCCGAGGATGTGTTCGGATTGCCGGTGCGCATCGGTACGCCCTCGGGCATCGGCGGGCTGACCGACGCCATTACCATGCCGCAATTCTCGACGGCGATCGGTTTGGTGCTGTTCGGCGCAAACGGCGAATACGAACCGAGCGAGGGTGCGCGGCGCGGCGCGGCCTCGCTCTTCGCAAAACTCCGCAAGTGGCTCGTGGAGCTGTGGAACTAG
- a CDS encoding FAD-dependent thymidylate synthase, which translates to MGFDARVLLDSQSPAGVRLTTLQVTFPRFVLSEFNTHRTFSRNSASSRAIPTNKLLERVLNDPVLPVEWGRNQQGMSAGEELTDEDAERAKGVWLAAMHDAIARVKEMQAFRVHKQIINRLLEPFMWHTVIVTATEWENFFELRCSPNAQPEIRVAAELMREAMRASTPTTIANGEWHLPLVQSDEQTLDIETRKKISAARCARVSYLTHDGKRDIEKDIELCERLRTDRHLSPFEHVAMAAADTDFHANFRGWVQMRAEIEVPGSLAGTR; encoded by the coding sequence ATGGGCTTTGACGCGCGCGTATTACTGGATTCGCAAAGCCCGGCGGGGGTGCGGCTCACCACGCTGCAGGTGACCTTCCCCCGCTTTGTCTTATCCGAGTTCAACACGCATCGCACGTTCTCGCGCAATAGCGCGAGCAGCCGTGCGATTCCGACCAACAAGTTACTCGAACGCGTGCTGAACGACCCGGTGCTGCCGGTGGAGTGGGGCCGCAACCAGCAGGGCATGTCGGCGGGAGAAGAGCTGACCGACGAGGACGCCGAGCGCGCAAAAGGCGTGTGGCTGGCGGCGATGCACGATGCGATCGCTCGCGTGAAAGAGATGCAGGCCTTTCGCGTGCACAAACAGATCATCAATCGATTGCTCGAGCCGTTCATGTGGCATACGGTGATCGTTACCGCGACGGAGTGGGAGAATTTCTTCGAACTGCGCTGTTCGCCCAACGCGCAGCCCGAGATTCGCGTCGCCGCCGAACTGATGCGCGAGGCGATGCGCGCCAGCACCCCGACGACGATTGCGAACGGCGAGTGGCACCTGCCGCTGGTGCAAAGCGACGAGCAGACGCTGGATATCGAGACGCGAAAGAAGATCAGCGCGGCCCGATGCGCGCGCGTTTCGTATCTCACCCACGACGGCAAACGCGACATCGAAAAAGACATCGAACTCTGCGAACGCTTGCGTACCGATCGGCACTTGAGCCCATTCGAGCACGTCGCGATGGCCGCCGCCGACACGGACTTCCACGCGAACTTCCGCGGCTGGGTCCAGATGCGGGCCGAGATCGAGGTTCCCGGGAGCTTAGCCGGGACCCGATAA
- the hisD gene encoding histidinol dehydrogenase has protein sequence MNVLLASDRARLSALYRSGWQPDPSVTFSVSAILADVRSRGDAALIEYARRFDDPSFDISKLRVPIPMHDRARTLVPPEIADALALAKQRVASFHSHQRREDIRYTEADGTTYGFCYRPLDAVAAYVPGGSAALPSSVIMGVVPAKIAGVGRVIVLTPPQRDGRVHPAVLYACSLCDVDELYAVGGAHAIAAAAYGTESIAPVEKIVGPGNVWVTEAKRSVYGVCAIDGLAGPSEVLVVADEGASSEFVVGELLAQAEHDPLARVAVVSESRSLLDAVAQLLDMLDVGTLPRGEIIARVIERSCFLIHAASRREVFEVVERFAPEHLSLQVRDASGYLPFVRKAGAVFVGDMTPVACGDYLAGTNHVLPTSGAARFSSGLALSDFVRTFSVVENSRERMTADAAPLAALAEFEGLSQHAQTARMRSGQ, from the coding sequence ATGAACGTCCTGCTCGCGAGCGACCGCGCTCGGCTCTCCGCGCTCTATCGTTCGGGATGGCAACCGGATCCCAGCGTCACTTTCTCTGTTTCCGCGATCTTGGCGGACGTGCGGAGCCGGGGCGATGCGGCCCTGATCGAGTACGCGCGGCGGTTCGACGACCCGTCGTTCGATATCTCGAAATTACGCGTCCCGATACCGATGCACGATCGGGCGCGCACCCTGGTACCGCCCGAGATTGCGGACGCCCTGGCACTCGCGAAGCAGCGCGTTGCGAGCTTCCATTCGCATCAGCGACGCGAAGATATCCGCTATACCGAAGCGGACGGAACGACGTACGGATTCTGCTACCGGCCCCTCGACGCGGTCGCCGCGTACGTTCCGGGCGGTTCCGCGGCCTTACCCTCATCGGTCATCATGGGCGTCGTGCCCGCGAAAATTGCCGGGGTCGGCCGCGTCATCGTGTTGACGCCGCCGCAACGCGACGGGCGCGTCCACCCCGCGGTGCTGTATGCGTGCAGCCTATGCGACGTCGACGAACTCTACGCCGTCGGAGGCGCGCATGCGATCGCGGCCGCCGCATACGGCACCGAGTCGATCGCGCCGGTGGAGAAAATCGTGGGACCCGGGAACGTGTGGGTGACCGAGGCGAAGCGCTCGGTTTATGGCGTTTGCGCCATTGACGGCTTGGCCGGCCCATCCGAGGTGCTGGTCGTAGCGGATGAGGGCGCGAGCAGCGAGTTCGTCGTGGGAGAGTTGCTCGCGCAGGCAGAGCACGACCCGCTCGCTCGCGTCGCCGTGGTTTCGGAGTCCCGTTCCTTGCTCGATGCGGTCGCGCAGTTGCTCGATATGCTGGATGTCGGAACGCTCCCGCGCGGGGAGATCATCGCTCGGGTGATCGAGCGCTCGTGCTTTTTGATTCACGCCGCGTCTCGCCGAGAGGTCTTCGAGGTGGTCGAGCGCTTTGCACCCGAGCATCTCTCGCTGCAGGTGCGCGATGCGTCGGGATATCTGCCGTTCGTTCGCAAGGCCGGCGCAGTTTTTGTCGGCGACATGACGCCCGTCGCCTGCGGCGATTATCTCGCAGGCACGAATCACGTCCTACCAACGTCGGGCGCCGCGCGCTTTTCGTCGGGGCTCGCGCTCTCCGATTTCGTGCGGACGTTCTCCGTGGTCGAGAATAGCCGCGAACGCATGACCGCGGACGCGGCGCCGCTGGCGGCCCTGGCTGAATTCGAAGGGCTTTCGCAACACGCGCAGACCGCGCGGATGCGGAGCGGCCAGTGA
- a CDS encoding Cof-type HAD-IIB family hydrolase, protein MSAAVPKLVAFDIDGTLVGRDGVIARRVRDAIAEMRSAGCVGMLVTGRMYRAAVGFARQLEFDAPIVCYQGAAIVDPNTDEVLRDMPLANAAALEVVSQAKRAGLYVQLYRNDVYYSEASNRFSDMYAQLAGVEPVIVASLEDAFAQSDATKAVVVADGEAAKLFAERMRELLDGRAYVTRSYPEFVEFLNPRVDKGDALRFVAARLGFDMSDVIAVGDSWNDAPLLRAAGLGIAMGSAPPELLAVADIVVDDVENDGVVEAIQHAMLSGEASARGR, encoded by the coding sequence GTGAGCGCTGCCGTACCGAAACTGGTTGCGTTCGACATCGACGGTACGCTGGTGGGGCGGGACGGGGTGATCGCGAGGCGCGTCCGCGATGCCATCGCGGAGATGCGGTCGGCCGGATGCGTCGGAATGCTGGTGACCGGAAGGATGTATCGCGCTGCAGTTGGATTTGCGCGTCAACTGGAGTTCGACGCACCCATCGTCTGCTATCAAGGGGCTGCGATCGTCGATCCAAACACCGACGAGGTGTTGCGCGATATGCCGCTCGCAAACGCGGCCGCATTGGAGGTCGTCTCGCAAGCAAAACGCGCGGGGCTGTACGTACAGCTCTACCGCAACGATGTGTATTATAGCGAAGCGAGCAATCGTTTCTCCGATATGTACGCGCAACTGGCGGGGGTCGAACCGGTGATCGTCGCGTCGCTTGAGGACGCGTTTGCGCAGAGCGACGCCACCAAGGCCGTCGTCGTCGCCGACGGCGAGGCTGCAAAACTCTTCGCGGAGCGCATGCGCGAACTTCTGGATGGCCGTGCGTACGTCACGCGCAGTTATCCGGAATTCGTCGAGTTCTTGAATCCTCGCGTCGATAAGGGTGACGCGCTGCGATTCGTCGCGGCGCGGCTGGGATTCGACATGAGCGACGTCATCGCCGTCGGCGATTCGTGGAACGATGCACCGCTGTTACGCGCCGCCGGGCTCGGGATCGCGATGGGCTCCGCGCCGCCGGAATTGCTGGCCGTTGCCGATATCGTCGTCGACGACGTCGAAAACGACGGCGTGGTTGAAGCGATCCAACACGCGATGCTGAGCGGCGAGGCGTCCGCACGTGGGCGTTAA
- a CDS encoding HAMP domain-containing methyl-accepting chemotaxis protein, whose translation MNRRRTSLERGLTMAFGLVIFVMLLNLPVMLWAMQGITSQAQVIHDTIVKGQLAYAKVAADADSLRAATLEAATNPDAARAATQLTLAKTLVKQFPEDARKMVAIFCPQSTAKGAAAASGDATADCSQRKDSIGKLVDQFNTSASAFDFQALSAVSLLQQNNRAGALQQINGPSSAAYEKQSADGQAMLNDLSTLADSRFNDLLRARNLGLGVLIAGAIAALLIAVGSMTWLRRMMLRSIGRCVEVFEAMGNGDLSKRVNWSGRDLLGRLGQGVDELGDRLSAMILQIQRASFTVQTASQQSNHIAVEVENRVKEELAALSEALTYSGDLASASGTVADNAEAVARRVSDISSAVAQMTASIQEMDQNLLNLATVVEQAVANTQEMSASIVQVAGNADRVRSESNVTDQQVREGRNEVLALSKGMGSISDTVRDVVTEMQSLDGASRQIGEILGLIEEIADQTNLLALNAAIEAARAGEHGRGFAVVADEVRKLAENSASSTKQIGQLVADIQKRTTAVLDRTARANTLVQSNAESARSVTSMIEAISTRVTEVAQLVSEISVATTEQARASEELAKASEQMGAMTHEAAATMREQAITSNQILESVSEIENRTAQVARASTEQQTAIGALGTRIKRSSDLGSKNSEAIAGMASSSDEVHSQATSLRELVGQFDTGAQAEFGDSEKNTRQALEDPGAIALSS comes from the coding sequence ATGAATCGACGCCGCACGAGTCTCGAGCGTGGGCTCACGATGGCTTTTGGCCTCGTGATCTTCGTGATGCTCCTCAACCTTCCGGTCATGCTTTGGGCGATGCAGGGCATCACCAGCCAAGCGCAAGTCATCCACGACACGATCGTCAAGGGCCAGCTGGCGTACGCCAAAGTGGCGGCCGACGCCGACAGCTTGCGCGCCGCAACGCTCGAAGCGGCGACCAACCCGGATGCCGCGCGCGCCGCGACGCAGCTCACGCTCGCGAAGACGCTCGTGAAGCAATTTCCGGAAGACGCGCGTAAGATGGTCGCGATCTTCTGCCCGCAGAGCACGGCTAAAGGCGCGGCTGCCGCAAGCGGCGATGCAACCGCCGACTGCTCGCAACGCAAAGATTCAATCGGCAAGCTCGTCGACCAGTTCAACACCAGCGCGAGCGCGTTCGATTTTCAAGCGCTCTCCGCGGTGAGCTTGCTGCAACAAAATAATCGCGCCGGCGCGCTCCAACAGATCAACGGGCCGTCCTCGGCCGCGTACGAAAAACAGAGCGCCGACGGCCAAGCGATGCTCAACGATTTGAGCACCCTTGCGGATTCGCGGTTTAACGATCTCCTTCGCGCGCGTAATCTCGGCCTCGGCGTCCTCATCGCAGGAGCGATTGCGGCCCTCCTGATTGCGGTCGGCTCGATGACGTGGTTGCGCAGAATGATGCTGCGCAGCATCGGCCGTTGCGTCGAAGTGTTCGAAGCGATGGGTAACGGCGATCTCTCGAAACGCGTCAATTGGAGCGGGCGCGACTTGCTCGGGCGCTTGGGCCAAGGCGTCGACGAACTCGGCGATCGCCTCTCAGCCATGATCTTACAGATCCAACGCGCTTCATTCACGGTGCAGACCGCCTCGCAGCAGAGCAATCACATCGCGGTCGAAGTGGAGAACCGCGTTAAGGAAGAGCTCGCGGCGCTCTCCGAGGCGCTCACCTATTCGGGCGATCTCGCCAGCGCTTCGGGGACGGTTGCCGATAACGCCGAGGCGGTCGCGCGCCGCGTCTCCGATATCTCCAGTGCGGTCGCACAGATGACCGCATCGATCCAAGAGATGGATCAGAATCTGCTCAATCTCGCGACCGTCGTCGAACAGGCCGTCGCCAACACGCAAGAGATGTCGGCGTCCATCGTGCAAGTCGCCGGAAATGCCGATCGCGTGCGCTCCGAATCGAATGTTACCGACCAGCAAGTCCGCGAGGGTCGCAACGAAGTCCTCGCGCTCTCAAAGGGCATGGGTTCGATTAGCGATACCGTCCGCGACGTCGTCACCGAAATGCAGAGCCTGGACGGCGCGTCGCGACAGATCGGCGAGATTCTCGGGCTGATCGAAGAGATTGCCGACCAAACGAACCTCTTGGCGCTCAACGCCGCGATCGAGGCGGCCCGCGCGGGCGAACACGGCCGCGGCTTCGCGGTCGTCGCCGACGAAGTGCGCAAACTGGCCGAGAACTCCGCCAGCTCGACCAAGCAGATCGGCCAGCTCGTCGCCGACATCCAGAAGCGCACGACCGCGGTGCTCGACCGGACGGCCCGTGCAAATACTTTGGTGCAGAGCAACGCCGAGTCGGCTCGAAGCGTTACCTCAATGATCGAAGCGATCAGCACGCGCGTCACCGAAGTCGCGCAGTTGGTCAGCGAGATTAGCGTGGCAACTACCGAACAGGCGCGAGCCTCGGAGGAATTGGCCAAGGCTAGCGAACAGATGGGCGCGATGACGCATGAGGCCGCGGCGACGATGCGCGAACAGGCGATAACGTCGAATCAAATCCTCGAAAGCGTCTCGGAAATCGAGAATCGGACCGCTCAGGTGGCGCGGGCATCCACCGAACAGCAGACGGCCATCGGCGCCCTTGGTACGCGTATCAAGCGGTCGAGCGATCTCGGAAGCAAGAACTCCGAGGCGATCGCCGGGATGGCGTCCAGTTCGGACGAAGTCCACTCCCAGGCCACCTCTCTGCGCGAGCTGGTCGGGCAATTCGATACCGGCGCGCAGGCCGAATTCGGAGATTCGGAAAAAAACACGCGCCAGGCCCTGGAAGACCCCGGGGCAATTGCGCTATCATCTTAG
- a CDS encoding GspE/PulE family protein, translating into MAAGELDPPAIRAVDEMHRLCISRRASDMHLEPTLSGGRLRARIDGALSELGSVPTTLFGQIVSRIKLLAGMDIADKRQPQDGHYQIDHERGAFDARVSSMPTVLGEKLVVRLLDMRSNLPRLSELGLPHSLYARYREMVHAPFGLIVVCGPTGSGKTTTLYASLAERGGAREHLCSVEDPVEARIADVVQVQVNARAGLTFALALRSFLRQDPDVIMVGEMRDKETAGVAMSAALSGQLVMTSLHSSDAPRTIERLLELGIPRHTIAAGLTGIIAQRLLRRLCETCKVPRVATTDERAALNVGPAPVFDAGGCIDCAFSGYRGRIAVFEGLRISDEMRARIGTEGSSADLCALALEEGFSPMIAHAAQRIAAGETSIDEVHRVLGS; encoded by the coding sequence ATGGCAGCCGGGGAGCTCGACCCGCCGGCCATCCGCGCGGTCGACGAGATGCACCGCCTGTGCATCAGCCGCAGGGCCTCGGACATGCACCTCGAGCCGACCCTTTCGGGCGGACGGCTGCGCGCCAGGATCGACGGTGCCCTCTCCGAGCTCGGATCGGTCCCGACGACGCTCTTTGGGCAGATCGTTTCGCGGATCAAGCTCCTGGCCGGGATGGACATCGCCGACAAACGCCAGCCCCAGGACGGCCACTACCAAATCGATCACGAACGCGGGGCTTTCGATGCTCGCGTATCTTCGATGCCGACGGTGCTCGGCGAAAAGCTCGTCGTTCGATTGCTGGACATGCGCTCGAACCTTCCGAGGCTCTCGGAACTGGGGCTCCCGCATTCCTTGTACGCGCGATATCGCGAGATGGTGCACGCGCCCTTTGGCCTCATCGTCGTCTGCGGGCCCACGGGGAGCGGTAAGACGACGACGCTCTATGCGTCTTTAGCGGAACGCGGCGGCGCGCGAGAACACCTCTGCTCCGTCGAGGATCCCGTTGAAGCGCGTATCGCGGATGTCGTTCAAGTGCAAGTCAACGCACGCGCCGGCCTTACGTTTGCTCTCGCGTTACGGTCTTTCCTGAGGCAAGACCCGGACGTTATCATGGTCGGCGAGATGCGCGACAAGGAGACCGCCGGCGTCGCAATGTCTGCCGCGCTATCGGGACAATTGGTGATGACCAGCCTTCACAGCAGCGACGCACCGCGTACCATCGAACGGTTACTCGAACTTGGCATCCCGAGACATACGATCGCCGCCGGCCTAACCGGTATTATTGCCCAGCGCCTTCTGCGGCGGCTGTGCGAAACGTGCAAAGTACCGCGCGTTGCCACGACGGATGAGCGCGCCGCCTTGAACGTGGGGCCCGCACCGGTGTTCGACGCAGGTGGTTGTATCGATTGTGCGTTCAGCGGATATCGCGGACGTATCGCCGTCTTCGAAGGTTTGCGCATCAGCGATGAGATGCGCGCTCGGATCGGTACGGAAGGATCGTCCGCCGATCTATGCGCGTTAGCTCTTGAAGAGGGCTTCAGCCCGATGATCGCGCACGCCGCCCAACGCATAGCAGCCGGCGAAACCAGCATCGATGAGGTGCATCGGGTTCTCGGCTCGTGA
- the ftsZ gene encoding cell division protein FtsZ → MADSRRYVPEHAATIKVIGIGGGGCNAINRMIEAGLSGVEFFSINSDVQALRNAQTENTVQIGTGMTRGLGAGANPTLGREAAEESREDLSLLLDGADLVFITAGMGGGTGTGAAPVIAELARESGALTIAVVTKPFAFEGRKRMQIAEHGIAELEAKVDTLITIPNERILQVIEKRTPLNEAFAYADDVLRQGIQGISDLITQPGLINLDFADVKTIMTDAGSAMMGIGEGSGEHRAADAAQKAIASPLLETTIEGARGVIFNITGGPDMAMYEVNEAAEMISRAVDSDAQIIFGASIDPNMSGRVRVTVLAAGFGAPRAYRGASSGLAFDTGKLETISPVNMDDIEVPAFLRYRG, encoded by the coding sequence ATGGCCGACTCACGACGTTACGTTCCCGAGCACGCCGCAACGATCAAGGTGATCGGTATCGGAGGCGGCGGTTGCAATGCCATCAATCGCATGATCGAAGCCGGCCTCTCCGGCGTCGAATTCTTTTCGATCAACTCCGACGTCCAGGCGCTGCGCAACGCGCAGACCGAGAATACGGTGCAGATCGGCACCGGCATGACGCGCGGTTTGGGAGCCGGCGCAAACCCAACGCTTGGCCGCGAAGCCGCCGAAGAATCGCGCGAGGATCTCTCGCTGCTGCTCGACGGCGCCGACCTCGTTTTCATTACCGCCGGTATGGGCGGCGGCACCGGCACCGGCGCCGCGCCGGTGATTGCCGAACTCGCCCGCGAATCCGGCGCGCTCACGATCGCGGTCGTCACCAAGCCGTTCGCGTTCGAAGGCCGCAAGCGCATGCAAATTGCCGAGCATGGCATCGCCGAGCTCGAAGCTAAAGTCGATACGCTGATCACGATTCCCAACGAGCGCATTCTGCAAGTGATCGAAAAGCGCACGCCGTTGAACGAAGCCTTCGCGTACGCCGATGACGTGCTGCGCCAAGGCATTCAAGGCATCAGCGACCTGATCACGCAGCCGGGCCTCATCAACCTCGATTTCGCCGACGTCAAAACGATTATGACCGATGCGGGTTCGGCGATGATGGGCATCGGCGAAGGCTCGGGCGAGCATCGCGCCGCCGACGCCGCGCAAAAGGCGATCGCATCGCCGCTGCTCGAGACCACGATCGAAGGCGCGCGCGGCGTGATCTTCAACATCACCGGCGGCCCGGATATGGCGATGTACGAAGTGAACGAAGCGGCAGAGATGATCAGCCGTGCGGTGGATTCGGACGCGCAGATCATCTTCGGCGCATCGATCGATCCGAACATGAGCGGACGCGTGCGCGTGACCGTGCTGGCAGCCGGCTTCGGCGCACCGCGCGCCTATCGCGGCGCGAGCAGCGGCCTTGCGTTCGATACCGGCAAACTCGAAACGATCTCGCCGGTGAACATGGACGACATCGAAGTGCCCGCTTTCCTACGCTATCGCGGCTAA
- a CDS encoding PilT/PilU family type 4a pilus ATPase: protein MSVEGGAFASLRLWESLRVAKDRCASDVHIATGLVPAIRVGGELALLGSSPVTSAEIGEMLRLAMDQGQRTRLAHDADITVTVDYPDIGTLRLHASTTDAGTSLAFRLLPNEVPTLDSLCLPEIVRQLLNKTHGLLIFAGPTGSGKSTSLAGAIRYLSAMGKRRIICVEDPIEFRYRGKESLVTQRQVGRDVANCADAVLASLRSDPDVILIGEMRDAATMRAALLAAETGHLVLTTLHTGEAPQTVDRIVDAFDAAEQRAVRSTLANVLLGVLCQRLVRCRAARSRRVAAEVLVTNDAVRALIRDGKSHQLRNVISTGRDLGMQSLEQHLCDLVTSRDIEIEEALRQTNRGEELLALLRGV, encoded by the coding sequence GTGAGCGTAGAGGGCGGAGCATTCGCGTCGCTGCGGCTATGGGAATCGTTGCGTGTCGCGAAGGACCGATGCGCGTCCGACGTGCACATCGCTACGGGGCTGGTTCCGGCTATTCGCGTCGGCGGGGAGCTCGCGCTCCTTGGAAGCAGCCCCGTGACCTCAGCCGAGATCGGCGAGATGTTGCGTTTGGCGATGGATCAGGGGCAGCGTACGCGTCTGGCGCACGACGCGGATATAACCGTGACCGTAGATTACCCGGATATCGGAACGCTACGCTTGCACGCGAGTACGACCGACGCAGGGACATCGCTTGCGTTTCGCTTGCTCCCCAATGAGGTGCCGACGCTCGACTCCTTATGCCTGCCGGAGATCGTTCGGCAGCTCCTCAACAAAACTCACGGCTTGCTGATTTTTGCCGGCCCGACCGGAAGTGGAAAATCGACGTCGTTAGCGGGCGCCATTCGGTATTTGAGTGCCATGGGTAAACGCCGGATTATTTGCGTTGAGGACCCGATCGAGTTCCGATATCGCGGAAAGGAATCGTTGGTGACGCAGCGACAGGTGGGCAGGGACGTTGCGAATTGCGCGGATGCCGTGCTTGCATCGCTGCGCAGCGACCCGGACGTCATCCTGATCGGCGAAATGCGCGATGCGGCGACGATGCGTGCGGCGTTACTCGCCGCCGAAACGGGGCACCTGGTTTTAACCACGTTGCACACCGGCGAAGCCCCGCAGACGGTCGACCGCATCGTCGATGCGTTCGATGCGGCGGAGCAGCGAGCGGTTCGAAGCACTCTTGCTAACGTACTCTTAGGCGTCCTCTGCCAACGCTTGGTGCGTTGCCGCGCGGCACGAAGCCGGCGCGTCGCCGCAGAGGTGCTGGTGACGAACGATGCCGTTCGTGCCCTCATCAGGGACGGAAAGAGCCATCAGCTTCGTAACGTCATCTCCACGGGTCGCGATCTCGGTATGCAGTCGCTCGAACAACACCTCTGCGACCTCGTGACTTCTCGCGACATCGAGATCGAAGAAGCGCTACGTCAAACGAACCGAGGGGAGGAGCTCCTGGCGTTGCTCCGCGGGGTGA